One Deltaproteobacteria bacterium DNA segment encodes these proteins:
- a CDS encoding 3-isopropylmalate dehydratase small subunit: MDALILHGCAHVYGDHINTDVIIPGKYTKTLDLQILGEHVLEDLDPDFRERMTPGDILVAGENFGCGSSREQAPLALKSAGVAAVAARSFARIFFRNAVNVGLPVIEVDWSGIETGDLLHIDPAAGKMENLTKAVSHQIIPLPPGMIAILTAGGLANYLRINGDFPE; this comes from the coding sequence ATGGATGCTCTTATATTGCATGGCTGCGCCCATGTTTACGGTGATCATATCAATACGGATGTGATCATTCCGGGAAAGTACACCAAGACCTTGGATTTGCAGATACTGGGCGAACACGTTCTGGAAGATCTGGATCCTGATTTTCGGGAACGCATGACACCTGGAGATATCCTTGTCGCTGGAGAGAACTTCGGTTGCGGTTCTTCCCGGGAGCAGGCCCCATTGGCCCTGAAATCCGCTGGTGTCGCAGCCGTCGCAGCCCGATCTTTTGCCCGAATTTTTTTTAGAAACGCCGTCAATGTGGGATTGCCGGTGATTGAAGTGGACTGGTCAGGAATCGAAACGGGAGACCTGCTGCATATAGATCCCGCCGCAGGAAAAATGGAGAATCTGACGAAAGCTGTTTCCCATCAAATCATCCCCTTGCCGCCCGGTATGATCGCCATACTGACGGCCGGTGGATTGGCGAATTATCTCAGAATAAATGGGGATTTTCCTGAATAG